CACTCTACAAGTCATTTTCAGGTAAAATGCGGGTGCTAAATTAACCGCTTGGGCGATGCTCCTGAGCGGTATTTTTTGCTGTACTTATGCCGAGCATATACAACAATCCCACCTACCAATTAAGGCAAGTGGGATTTCTTTTTTACTCCGCAGACAGAATATCAGACATCCAAATCCATTGCCAATCGTTCTGAGCGGTCGAAAGCTTAATCTCCCGACGATACGTCTGGATTGCTGTTACGATGCCGCTGATCTCGACATTATCGTACTCGTCAAATAATCGCAAAGTGATTCTCCTGTGCTCGTGGAATGACACAGATAATACTTGCTGAATCTGTTCCAATTCCTGACCGTCCAAGATCGGCCTAGTCTTCCTTGTTGCCTCTCGACTTTGACGCTTCATAGCTTCCTTATGTTCGGGCAAGATAAAGCTTCGCTCCCATATGCCCCCATCTTCAAGTAACCCTGCCATACATACCGCCCCTTTAATATTTAGTCCAATAATCAATGTTGCTTGATATCGTCGGCTTAGGTGTAGGCAAAGATGTATCCCGTTCCCAGCCTTCCAGGATCACAATGGTATCAAGTCGAGGGTTATCCGGCCAGAAAATATACCTCTCCTGTACTAACACATCCAGAGCGGACTTAATATCCTGGTACTGTCGGCCAGTCGTGCGTTCTAACTCAGGCTT
The window above is part of the Paenibacillus lutimineralis genome. Proteins encoded here:
- a CDS encoding YolD-like family protein; the protein is MAGLLEDGGIWERSFILPEHKEAMKRQSREATRKTRPILDGQELEQIQQVLSVSFHEHRRITLRLFDEYDNVEISGIVTAIQTYRREIKLSTAQNDWQWIWMSDILSAE